Within Candidatus Methylomirabilota bacterium, the genomic segment GAGCCGACCGGACCGAGAACGAAGTGAGGCGAAGTTCATTGGCGTTGCCCTCAGTGGCGGATGCCGGGGACGCTCAAAGGCTTGCCATTGTCGAACGACGTCAGATAGAGCTCCAGCTCCGCGTACTCGACGGCGTCGGCGGCCAGCATGTTCGTCCCCAGCGGCGTCATGCACCACTGGAAGCGCTTGCGCATGTCCCACACCTCGCCGCGGTCCGTTCGCCAGGTGGGGAAATGGCGGGTGAGCCCGGCCGTCACGTTGCCGAGCAGGCGCCCGCCCAGGAACTTGTCGGCACCCTTGTCGGGCGTGTGGCAGTCGGCGCAGGCGTGGTTCCGCTGGCCGACGCGCTTGTAAAAGGTCGCCTGGCCCCGCGCCAGCGCGGCGCGCGCCTGGGGGCTCGTCACGTCCACCTGGACGGGCAGCCCGTTCGACGCCATCTTGATCAGGATGGTGGTGGCGAGGTTCCCGGCGCTCTGGGCGAGCAGCGGGTGGCCGGTCGTCTCGGGCCCGTGCGCGGCCAGGAAGTCCTCGAGGCTCATCACGCGCCGATACGCCTTCACGTACTTCGGGTAGCGCGCGGCCACCCCCTTCATGGCGCCGGCGGGACCCCCGCGGTGGCAGTCGGCGCACGCGCGGCCGGCGGGCCCCTTCGCGCTCCACAGCGCCTCGGCATCCTCCTCCGCCAGCAGCAGTGCCGGGTTGTTCGTCGGGTCGAGGTTGTCGCCGAAGCCCACGGGCTTCGGGCGGGTGAACGGATTGCGTTCGGGATCCTTCTCCGGCGGCAGCGGCCCCTTGAGGGACTGGAGGAAGGCGACGAGATGCACGATCTCTTCCGGGGTGAAGATCCCGGCCACGCCCCAGGGGGGCATGGCTGTGTTCGGGAAGATCACGCGGGGATCGTAGATCTGCTGATAGAGATACTGGTCGGGCAGCCGGCGGTCGCCGATCGTCGAGAGATCGGGCCCGACGCTGCCGGCGGGCCAGACGTCGGCGCCGGGAATCAGGTGACACCCGGCGCACGGTCCCTTGGCGCGGGAGAGAAAGAGCGCGCGCCCCTTGGCGGGATCGCCGGCGAGGCCCCCCGGCATCGCGACCCGGGCGATGGGAAGCTCGGGGTGCCCCTCGTCGTAGGCGTAGGTCCGGAACGTGCCGAAGTCGCGCGTGGTCCAGCCCTTGTAGCGAATCTGCTCCCGGCGCCCGTCGGGCGAGGTCCGGACCTCGCCGCGCGCGGGTGCGACGGCGCGGCTCTCCCATTTCGGGACGGGGGAGTCTCGGGGAGCGTCGGTGGCGGCGGTGGCGCAGCCGGCGGCGAGGACGGCCAGCGCGCTCAGGCGGCGGGCCAGTCGCTTCAAGACAACCTGATGTCGGCCGTGCCCTCGTACTTCCCGCCGATCGTGTCCTCGAAGGTGACCTTGAGCTGGCCAGGGTCGGTCGCCCGGAAGGTGAACACGAAGGAGGGATTCTCGCTCACGCTCTGCGTGGCGTCGAACGCGACCACCGTCTTGCCCAGGTAGGTCGCGACGATCCGATTGACGTAGTTGTACCGGCGCTGGATGATCCGGCCCTGTTGGTCGCGCTCCACCCGCTCCATCGGATGGATCACGAGCGTCCGCACGCGCACGATGTCGCCGGCCTTGATGCTGGAGGGCACCCGGATGCGGACCTTGCCGATGTCGGACATCTCGCCCCTACCCGCCGCAGCCGCCGACGGTGACCTTCACCTCGCGCTTGACCTGGAGCAGGGCGCCGTCGCTCTGCTCCACGATCGCCCGCACGTCCCCCGTCTCGCCCAGGCGCACCGTCGCGCCCACCGAGGCCTGGCCCGCCTCCGGCACGAGCGTCGCCCGCGTGATGATGGGGATGCGGTTCCGGTCGGCGACGATGTAGATGTGCTTGACGTAGTTGTTCGGGGCCATCGGCGAGCTGACCTCGACCGACACCGGGACCACCGCACCGTTCTCCGCGATCAGGGGCACGTCCAGCTTGATGATGCCGGCCCCGTCCTTGATCGGACGGCTACCGAAGAGGCGCTGGAGCCCGTCCTGCACCGTCTCCTGGAGCCCGAACTGCTGAGCCCGGGCGCCTCGCGGCACCGCCAACGTCAGCGCACCGGTCGCGCCGGCCGCGCCCAGCACGCCGAGCGTGCGCAGCACCCGCCGCCGACTGATCCGCCGATCGCCCGTCATCCGCCCGCGCCTCCTGCATCGAAGTATACCTCTCGACCGTGCAGCGCACCGACCCTTCCCTCCCCTCTCACGGCGGGAGGCGGTACGCGGACGGATCGGGCTTGAACGCGCGGGGCAGCCAGAGCGGTCGGCGCAGATGGTCGGGCCCCGGCGCCGGCCGGGCCAGGCGCAACCATTCGCGATAGATCTCGTGCGCCTTGTCCGTGTCCACGAAGATGTCGCCGTACTGATCGGCGGGTTCCGCCTTCGACACCCGCACCTTTTGATGCCAGCAGTGCTGGCCGCTGACGGGATCGGGCTGGACGGGGAACGTCAGGTTCTGGTTGACGCCCGCCTCCTTCCACCAGATCCGCTGGGAGTCCGGATCCGCGCTCGCGAACGGCTCGATGCCGTGCACCTGGCGCATCCGCCACCGGCCCGGCGCCACCTGCCGGAGGTCGACCAGCGCGGTGGACCAGCGCTCGCCGCCGCTCTCCTCGCGCAGCCGCCAGCGGCCCAGGTGATGCGAGCACGCGATGATCCCCGGGCGCATGCCTTCGGTCACCCACACGCGATCGACGAAGTACCCGATCGCCGTGCTCACCTTGACGAGATCTCCCGTCTTCACCCCGACCCGCTCGGCGTCCTCGGGGTGGATCCAGATCGGGTTGGTGTGGGAGATCTCGTAGAGCCACTTCGCGTTGCCCGAGCGCGTGTGGATCAGCGTGGGCAGCCGGAAGGTCGGCAGCAGCACCATCTCGCCGCGGGCGCGATCGATCTGCGACCAGTGGACGTGGCTGCGGATGTAGCCCGGCACCGCCTGCTCCGGCCACTTCCAGGCCTTGAGGGTCGGGGAGAAGAACTCGAGCTTGCGCGACGGCGTCGGGAACCCGACCCGGGCCACGCCTTCGACCTCGATGCCGACGGCCTGGCCGCCCTTCTCGACGATCTTCGTCGCGGGATCCACGCTCGCGCCCTCCAGCTCCGTGGCGCTGGGCGTCTGCTCGTGATGAGCGTAGACGCCCTCCTCGATCAGGAAGGCGCCGTACTTGCGCATGTACTGGAGCGGCGTGAGCCCTTCGGCGGCGGCCGCCGCCGGCAGCCCGGGCACGCTATGCTCGAAGATCCAGCGGTAGAACTCCTCGATCCGCAGCTTCTGCCCGGCCCGGTACGGCGACTCGAAGTATTTCCGGATGCCCAGCGCGCCGTCGGGATCGATGCGCCAGGAGAGCTCGATCCAGAACTCGTCCTCCTCCCACACCTGGCCGATGCCCGCGGCCTCGTGGGCCTGCCACGTCCATTCGAAGCTCTGGCCCTGGCGCTCGAGCATGAGGCGGAGCACCGGTTGGCGGAAACCGATCCAGCGCGCGGCGTGCGTCTCCTGGGACATGAGATCGTGGCGCTCGGAGGCGTGGCCCATCGGCAATACGAAATCGGCGAACCACGCCGTCTCGCTCCAGACCGGCGTCAGGCACGCGTGGCGCTCGACCTTGGTCTCGTCGGTCAGCATCTCGATCCACGACATGCCGTCGGGGTTGGTCCAGACGGGGTTGTAGACGCGCGTGAAGTACATGGCCAGCCGGCCCCGCCCTTCGCGCAGGAAGTGCGGCAGGAGATAGCTCATCTCGAAGAAGGCCAGCGGGTACTCCCGCGGCATCAGGAGCTCGTTCCACACCCTGGCGGGCGGCGGCATCAGGGGCGGCGCCGGGACGGCCTTGTGCCACGCGTTGGGCGCGGTGCCGCCCTCCGTGTCCACCGCTCCCATCAGCACGACCAGGAACTGGAGCGCCCGCGCCACCTGCCAGCCGCCGAGATTGCCGGCGGCCGTGTTGCGCCAGATGTGCGTGGCCAGCGCCTCGCCGGCCTGGCCGAGGGCGCGGGCGACCTCGACGATCGTCCCCGCGTCCACGCCGCTCTCGGCGTGCGCGAACTCCGGCGTGTAGGGCGCGTAGAGCTCGTCGAGCGCCCGCTCGAAGGCCTCGAAGGTCACCGGCAAATCGGGCCGCTCGGAGCGGAGGTACTCCTCCCAGTTGACCCACCGGCGCACGAACTCGCGGTTGTAGCGGCGCTCCTTGAGGAGGACCTGGGCCAGCGCCAGCAGCAGCGCCCCCTCCGAGCCCGGCCACGGGGCCAGCCACCAGTCGGCCATCGAGGCCGTGTTGCTGAGCCGCGTGTCGATGACGCAGACCTTCGCCCCCCGCATCTTGCCCTCGATGATGCGCTGCGCGTGGGGGTTGAAGTAGTGACCGCTCTCGAGGTGCGAGGAGAGCAGCAGCATGAAGCGCGCGTTGGCGTGGTCGGGCGAGGGCCGGTCCATCCCCATCCAGAAGGCATAGCCGGCCCGCGCGCTGGACGAGCAGACGTTGGTGTGGCTGTTGTGGCCGTCGATCCCCCAGGCGTGAAAGACACGCTGCAGGTAGATCAGCTCGTGGCCGGGCCGGCCCAGGTGGTACATGATTTCCTGCGGCCGCTTCTCGACCAGCGCCCGGCGGATGCGGGCGGCGATGTCGTCCAGCGCCTCGTCCCACGTCACGCGCTCCCACTGGCCCCCGCCGCGCTTGCCGACGCGCCGGAGCGGGTAGCGGATGCGCTCGGGGTCGTCCACCTGGTTCAGGGTGGCCGGGCCCTTGGCACAGTTGCGGCCGCGGCTGCCGGGATGGGCGGGGTTGCCCTCGAACTTCTGGATCCGCAGCGTCTGCTTGTCGACGTAGGCGAGAAGGCCGCAGGCCGCCTCGCAGTTGAAGCAGATGGTCGGGATCAGCGCATAGCGGCGCTTCACCTTGCGCGGCCAGGCCACCGGATCGTACTCCTCCCAGTCGTCCCACCGGTCCACGGGCGGATAGCTGGCGAGCCCGCCGGCCGGAGGCGGCAGCTCTCTGGCGGTGGGGCTCAGCGGCTCGGGCATCGCGCTCACGATGGGACGGCCCCGCTCGATGAACTCAGCTCAGCGGGATCGACTGCCCCGCCTGCACCCACAGGTCCTCGTAGATCCAGAGGCCGGCGAGCGAGAGCAGGGCGCTCAGCGACGTGGGCACTGCGGATTGAGAAGCCGCGCCTGCCATCAGCAGGGCCAGAGGCGCCACGATGCCCGCCGCCACGACGCCACCCCACAGCCGCCGTCCCCAGCGACCACGCGTGAGGAGCCGGGCGGCCGCGGCGGCCTCGTAACTGGGGTGCCGGCTGAAGAGCTCCATCAAGACGAACGCCGCGTGGGCCAGGAGCGCCACGAACAGAAGCGGACCGAGCGCGTGGAACGGCGGGCGGGCGGCCCACCCGCCGTTGACGAAGTCCGGCGCGGTCGAGAAGTGCCAGCCAGGGACCACGAACAGCAGCGCCGCACTACCCGCCACCAGGGACGCCACGATGAGGTGTGGCAGCTTCAACGATGTCTGCCAG encodes:
- the soxA gene encoding sulfur oxidation c-type cytochrome SoxA — its product is MKRLARRLSALAVLAAGCATAATDAPRDSPVPKWESRAVAPARGEVRTSPDGRREQIRYKGWTTRDFGTFRTYAYDEGHPELPIARVAMPGGLAGDPAKGRALFLSRAKGPCAGCHLIPGADVWPAGSVGPDLSTIGDRRLPDQYLYQQIYDPRVIFPNTAMPPWGVAGIFTPEEIVHLVAFLQSLKGPLPPEKDPERNPFTRPKPVGFGDNLDPTNNPALLLAEEDAEALWSAKGPAGRACADCHRGGPAGAMKGVAARYPKYVKAYRRVMSLEDFLAAHGPETTGHPLLAQSAGNLATTILIKMASNGLPVQVDVTSPQARAALARGQATFYKRVGQRNHACADCHTPDKGADKFLGGRLLGNVTAGLTRHFPTWRTDRGEVWDMRKRFQWCMTPLGTNMLAADAVEYAELELYLTSFDNGKPLSVPGIRH
- a CDS encoding molybdopterin-dependent oxidoreductase, translating into MPEPLSPTARELPPPAGGLASYPPVDRWDDWEEYDPVAWPRKVKRRYALIPTICFNCEAACGLLAYVDKQTLRIQKFEGNPAHPGSRGRNCAKGPATLNQVDDPERIRYPLRRVGKRGGGQWERVTWDEALDDIAARIRRALVEKRPQEIMYHLGRPGHELIYLQRVFHAWGIDGHNSHTNVCSSSARAGYAFWMGMDRPSPDHANARFMLLLSSHLESGHYFNPHAQRIIEGKMRGAKVCVIDTRLSNTASMADWWLAPWPGSEGALLLALAQVLLKERRYNREFVRRWVNWEEYLRSERPDLPVTFEAFERALDELYAPYTPEFAHAESGVDAGTIVEVARALGQAGEALATHIWRNTAAGNLGGWQVARALQFLVVLMGAVDTEGGTAPNAWHKAVPAPPLMPPPARVWNELLMPREYPLAFFEMSYLLPHFLREGRGRLAMYFTRVYNPVWTNPDGMSWIEMLTDETKVERHACLTPVWSETAWFADFVLPMGHASERHDLMSQETHAARWIGFRQPVLRLMLERQGQSFEWTWQAHEAAGIGQVWEEDEFWIELSWRIDPDGALGIRKYFESPYRAGQKLRIEEFYRWIFEHSVPGLPAAAAAEGLTPLQYMRKYGAFLIEEGVYAHHEQTPSATELEGASVDPATKIVEKGGQAVGIEVEGVARVGFPTPSRKLEFFSPTLKAWKWPEQAVPGYIRSHVHWSQIDRARGEMVLLPTFRLPTLIHTRSGNAKWLYEISHTNPIWIHPEDAERVGVKTGDLVKVSTAIGYFVDRVWVTEGMRPGIIACSHHLGRWRLREESGGERWSTALVDLRQVAPGRWRMRQVHGIEPFASADPDSQRIWWKEAGVNQNLTFPVQPDPVSGQHCWHQKVRVSKAEPADQYGDIFVDTDKAHEIYREWLRLARPAPGPDHLRRPLWLPRAFKPDPSAYRLPP
- the soxY gene encoding thiosulfate oxidation carrier protein SoxY; this translates as MTGDRRISRRRVLRTLGVLGAAGATGALTLAVPRGARAQQFGLQETVQDGLQRLFGSRPIKDGAGIIKLDVPLIAENGAVVPVSVEVSSPMAPNNYVKHIYIVADRNRIPIITRATLVPEAGQASVGATVRLGETGDVRAIVEQSDGALLQVKREVKVTVGGCGG
- a CDS encoding thiosulfate oxidation carrier complex protein SoxZ, encoding MSDIGKVRIRVPSSIKAGDIVRVRTLVIHPMERVERDQQGRIIQRRYNYVNRIVATYLGKTVVAFDATQSVSENPSFVFTFRATDPGQLKVTFEDTIGGKYEGTADIRLS